In Sporichthyaceae bacterium, the sequence GTCGGACATTGGCGATGGGGGGCGCGTTCGCGATGGGGGTGCCTCAGCGGTTGCCGAACACGTCGCGGATCTTGGAGAACAGGCCGGGCTGACCGCTCTTCAGATTCCCGTCCGGCTCCTCCTCGCCGCGCAACTGGGCCAGCTGGAGCAGCAACGCCTCCTGGGCGTCGTCCAGCCGGGTCGGGGTCATCACCTCGATGTGCACGATGAGGTCACCACGCCCGGTCGCCCGCAGGTGCGGAATGCCCTTGGCGGTCAGTCGCTCCAACTTCCCGGACTGGGTGCCCGCACGAACCACCAGGTGGTGCGGGCCGTCCAGGGTCTCGATGTCCATCGCGGTGCCCAGGGCGGCCGCGGTCATCGGCAGCGACACCGTGCAGTGCAGGTCATCGCCCTGCCGGGTGAAGTACGGGTGCGGCGTCTCCAGGATCTCCACGTACAGGTCGCCGGGCGGGCCACCACCGGACCCGACCTCGCCCTCGCCGGCGAGCTGGATCCGGGTGCCCGTGTCCACACCGGCCGGGATCTTCACCTTCAGCGTGCGCCGGGCCCGCACGCGGCCCTCACCGTCACACTCGGTGCACGGGGAGGAGACGATCTCGCCGAACCCGCGGCACTGCGCGCACGGCCGGGAGGTCATCACCTGGCCGAGGAACGAGCGCTGCACCGAAGCGATCTCACCGCGTCCGTGGCACACGTCGCAGGTGACCGGATGCGTACCGGGCTCGGCGCCCTTGCCGCGGCAGCGTTCGCAGACCACCGCGGTGTCGATGTGGATCTCCCGGGTAGCGCCGAAAGCGGACTCGGCCAGCTCGATCTCCAGCCGGATCATCGCGTCGTTGCCGCGCTGCACCCGGCTGCGCGGGCCGCGCGCGCCGGACTGCCCGAAGAAGGCGTCCATGATGTCGCTGAACGCGCCGAACCCCGCCCCGCCGGTGCCGAACCCACCCGCGCCCGGGCCGCCCGCGGACAGCGGATCCCCGCCCAGGTCGTACATCTGACGCTTCTGTGGGTCGGAGAGCACCTCGTAGGCCGCGGTCACGTTCTTGAACTGCTCCTGCGCGGCCGGGTCCGGGTTGCGGTCCGGATGCAGTTGCATGGCCAACTTGCGATAGGCCCGCTTGATGGTCTCGGCGTCCGCGTTGCGGGGCACACCGAGAATCCCGTAGTAGTCAGGCACCCGGGTTGTCCCCCGAGATCA encodes:
- the dnaJ gene encoding molecular chaperone DnaJ, whose amino-acid sequence is MPDYYGILGVPRNADAETIKRAYRKLAMQLHPDRNPDPAAQEQFKNVTAAYEVLSDPQKRQMYDLGGDPLSAGGPGAGGFGTGGAGFGAFSDIMDAFFGQSGARGPRSRVQRGNDAMIRLEIELAESAFGATREIHIDTAVVCERCRGKGAEPGTHPVTCDVCHGRGEIASVQRSFLGQVMTSRPCAQCRGFGEIVSSPCTECDGEGRVRARRTLKVKIPAGVDTGTRIQLAGEGEVGSGGGPPGDLYVEILETPHPYFTRQGDDLHCTVSLPMTAAALGTAMDIETLDGPHHLVVRAGTQSGKLERLTAKGIPHLRATGRGDLIVHIEVMTPTRLDDAQEALLLQLAQLRGEEEPDGNLKSGQPGLFSKIRDVFGNR